The Acinetobacter chinensis genomic sequence CTCTGACCTTAAGAATACTTCACAAACTTTTCTATATTTGATCTAGATTCATCTTGTCCATGTTTGTACCCTATGTTGTACACCATGAAATTTCTTAGATTTCAAAGTATCTCTACTCAGCATGCAGATTTAATCGCAATAAAATTTTGGTTTGAAAAGTTTACCACGTCCTTTTGTGAATCTTTTTATTCGACATCCTACAATTTTGAGATTATCCAAGTTGAAATTGATAATTTCATTGTTTATTTAGAAAATAATAAAAAAATTGATAGCAATCTTATTCGGTTAAGAAATACAAATCTGAATATAGATATGAGTTTGAAAAGGTTTTTCATTAGAATATTTATCCTTTGTTTTATATTTAGTTACGCTACCGCAACACATCCCAAATTTTGGGTATGTACTCACTAATTTCGCTAATCACCATCTTATAGTCAATTGCATATAAATAGCACATAAATTATGCAATTATTCACATAGAAAGACTGACTTTGACTTATTCCATCCCAAGTTTTGGGAAACACATTCCCCAATAAACTCATTAAGATATTTCCCAGTTTAAATAAAATCACTGGACAATTTGATGAACAAGTTGCTACTACCTGAACACCTGGCAAATAACACGGCTTTTACCCGTGTATTCCAACCTAATAAATTAACCTTTGGATTAATTGCACCATTTAAAGGATATCCAGAAGGCCCAATGCCCAATATGCAAGACCATTTAGAATTAGCGCAAATGGCAGATCAAGGTGGTATTTCAGCTTTATGGCTTCGAGATGTCCCCTTTTATGATCCGAATTTTGGTGATGTTGGACAAATCTATGATCCATTCGTAGATTTGGGTTTTCTTGCTGCTGCAACTCAAAATATCACATTGGGTACTGCTGGAATTGTTTCACCATTACGCAATCCCATATTAACAGCGAAACAAGCGGCTTCTGTCGATCAACTCTCCAATGGTCGTTTTATCCTAGGCATGTCTAGCGGAGACAGACCTGTAGAATATCCTGCTTTTGGTTGTGATTTTGATAACCGTGCTGAGCGTTTCCGAGAAGCTTGGGAAATGATTCGTACATTAAATGAAAATAAATTTCCTCGAATGAAAAGTGAATATCATGGTCAATTGACGGGAAATATTGATCTCGTACCGAAGCCTGTATCTAAACGTCTTCCAATGATTACCATTGGTCGAGCACGTCAAGATATGTCTTGGTTTGCAAATCAATCCGATGCATGGATTTGGCATGGTGTCGATCCTAAACGCTCAAAAGGAATCGTCAAAGAAATTGCTGAACTCGGTGATGGTAAAACGTGGCATCCATTTGGCTATGCGAACTTCTTAGATTTAAGCGAAGATCCAAATGAAACTGCACGTTTGCATCACAACATTTTCTTAAGAGCTGGTCGTAATACCTTAATGGAATTTTGGAAGCAGCAAGAGCAAGATGGCGTTGCGCATATTACGCTGAATCTTAAACCAACGCGTCGACCTGCAAATGAAGTGCTACAAGAGTTGATTGAAGAAGTCCTTCCGCATTTTAATAATAATTAATTCAACACTTTTCTGTTTTTCAAACTCCTTGTTTGCCTCAAACAAGGAGTCTTTTTTCAATTGAGTTTTGTAGATCGATCTGATTTTTTCTGATTTTCTATATTGGCTTAGGCTTCATCCCAAGGTAATTTTTCACTCCACAATTCAACAATAAAGTCGATAAATAAGCGTACACGTGGAGATAAATGCTTCTTACTTGGAAAAATAATACGAATCGGTTCAGGTTCAACAGAAAATTCTGAAAGAATTGGAATCAATAGCTGATTCTGAATCGCTTCTTGGGTCAAATATGTCGGTAATTGAATAATACCAAAACTTGAAATTGCAGAGGCTAAAATAGCATCAGAGCTATCTATTTTCATTTTCTCTGGTCCTTCAAATACATAAATTCCAGTTTCTGTCTTATATCTCCAGTTCCTTTGCCCTGCACTACCATTAAAGAAAATAGTATCAAAATTGACTAATTCTTCAGGTGTTTTAGGGCAACCATGAAGTTGAATATATTGTGGTGAAACACAAGTTTGCATTTTTTGCCATGCAATGGTTCGAGTTAAAATTCGTGAATCATCTTTAGGTTCACCGATACGAATTCCAATATCAAAACCTTCTTCAATCACATCCACAAAACGGTCGGTAAATGAAATATCTGCCTTTAACCCCGTCCATTTTTTTAAGAAAG encodes the following:
- a CDS encoding LLM class oxidoreductase, with the translated sequence MNKLLLPEHLANNTAFTRVFQPNKLTFGLIAPFKGYPEGPMPNMQDHLELAQMADQGGISALWLRDVPFYDPNFGDVGQIYDPFVDLGFLAAATQNITLGTAGIVSPLRNPILTAKQAASVDQLSNGRFILGMSSGDRPVEYPAFGCDFDNRAERFREAWEMIRTLNENKFPRMKSEYHGQLTGNIDLVPKPVSKRLPMITIGRARQDMSWFANQSDAWIWHGVDPKRSKGIVKEIAELGDGKTWHPFGYANFLDLSEDPNETARLHHNIFLRAGRNTLMEFWKQQEQDGVAHITLNLKPTRRPANEVLQELIEEVLPHFNNN
- a CDS encoding LysR family transcriptional regulator; this encodes MEINRIGDISAFVASVKYGSYTQAAKHLQLSRSAIGKSIVRLEERLGVRLLNRTTRSLSLTEEGKILFDYCRQILDDLSEVDNVMATRRVQPTGTLKITAPHSFGHQYILPVLDAFLKKWTGLKADISFTDRFVDVIEEGFDIGIRIGEPKDDSRILTRTIAWQKMQTCVSPQYIQLHGCPKTPEELVNFDTIFFNGSAGQRNWRYKTETGIYVFEGPEKMKIDSSDAILASAISSFGIIQLPTYLTQEAIQNQLLIPILSEFSVEPEPIRIIFPSKKHLSPRVRLFIDFIVELWSEKLPWDEA